GTGCTCGCCGTTCCGGTGTTGGCAATGGAAACGGTAATGAAAACCCTGGCTAGCGCATTGCCCAAGGCCGCCCCTAATGTGGTGATCACCGATGTGGGCAGCACAAAGGCGGCGATTCGCGCCTGTGCCGAGCGTGTTTTTGGTGGCGTGCCTGCCAATATGGTGCTGGGTCACCCGATTGCCGGTTCAGAAAAAAGTGGCGTGTCGGCAGCCAACCCCAATCTCTATCGGCATCACAAGGTGATTTTGACCCCGGAGCCTGACGTTGATCCGGCGGCTTTGGCGCGGATTTCGGCTCTGTGGGCAGCTTGCGGTGCCAATGTGCTGGAAATGAGCGTTGAACACCACGACCATGTGTTGGCGCGTACCAGCCACTTGCCGCATCTATTGGCATTTTCATTGGTCGATACGCTGGCGCGTCAGGATGATCGCCTGGATATTTTTCGCTACGCCGCTGGCGGCTTTCGTGACTTTACCCGTATTGCGGGCAGTGACCCGGTGATGTGGCGCGATATCTTCATCGCCAATCGCCAGGCGGTACTGTCGTCTCTGGACGATTTCGAAGCGGGCCTTGCTAGATTGCGCAAGGCCGTTGAGTGCGGCGATAGCGATGCCCTAATTGCGACATTTGATCGGGCCAGTCATGCACGCCACTATTTCGATACGTTATTGAACAAAACCACTTATCAGGCGGAATATCATATGCAACCACAAGGTAAGGTGACTTACCGGGTGCGGCCAGGCGGTCAGGCGCAGGGCCGACTGCGCGTGCCCGGTGACAAATCCATGTCGCATCGCTCGATCATGCTGGGTGCACTGGCTGACGGTGTTACCGAGGTCAAAGGTTTTTTAGAAGGCGAAGACAGCCTTGCCACGCTACAGGCGTTTCGCGAAATGGGCGTGGCCATTGAGGGGCCGCATCAAGGGCGCGTCACCATCCATGGCGTGGGCATGCATGGGCTGAAAGCGCCTTCTGGCCCGCTTTATGTGGGCAATTCGGGCACCGCGATGCGTCTATTTTCAGGCTTGCTGGCCGGGCAGGCATTCGACAGCGAATTGACCGGCGACGAGTCGCTGAACAAGCGCCCAATGGCTCGCGTTGCCGACCCGCTGCGCTCGATGGGGGCAACCATCGAAACCGCAGAAGGCGGGCGGCCTCCGTTGAATATCAAAGGCGGCGCCGCTTTAAAAGGCATTGATTACGACATGCCCATGGCCAGTGCTCAGGTAAAGTCCTGCTTGTTGCTGGCAGGTCTTTACGCCGAGGGTGAAACCCGCGTGCGTGAGCCAGCGCCTACCCGCGACCACACTGAACGCATGCTCAACGGCTTTGGCTATCCGGTGTCTCGTGACGGTGATACATGCTGGTTGCAGGGCGGCGGAACGCTGACAGCAGGGCCGATCGATGTGCCGTCGGATATTTCATCGGCGACGTTTTTC
This window of the Halomonas sp. SH5A2 genome carries:
- a CDS encoding bifunctional prephenate dehydrogenase/3-phosphoshikimate 1-carboxyvinyltransferase — protein: MPGGAGINESRLLIVGLGLIGGSLASALRAAGFEGQIVGCDPNPDEIARGIAMGLIDSGGTELGDQVADASLIVLAVPVLAMETVMKTLASALPKAAPNVVITDVGSTKAAIRACAERVFGGVPANMVLGHPIAGSEKSGVSAANPNLYRHHKVILTPEPDVDPAALARISALWAACGANVLEMSVEHHDHVLARTSHLPHLLAFSLVDTLARQDDRLDIFRYAAGGFRDFTRIAGSDPVMWRDIFIANRQAVLSSLDDFEAGLARLRKAVECGDSDALIATFDRASHARHYFDTLLNKTTYQAEYHMQPQGKVTYRVRPGGQAQGRLRVPGDKSMSHRSIMLGALADGVTEVKGFLEGEDSLATLQAFREMGVAIEGPHQGRVTIHGVGMHGLKAPSGPLYVGNSGTAMRLFSGLLAGQAFDSELTGDESLNKRPMARVADPLRSMGATIETAEGGRPPLNIKGGAALKGIDYDMPMASAQVKSCLLLAGLYAEGETRVREPAPTRDHTERMLNGFGYPVSRDGDTCWLQGGGTLTAGPIDVPSDISSATFFLVAAAITPGSDITLEHVGINPTRIGVINILTLMGANLALENQREVGGEPVADIRIRYAPLSGIEVPVDQVPLAIDEFPALFIAAANAKGTTRLRGAEELRVKESDRIQAMADGLAILGVEHKVVADGIDIVGNGDDQTASYGGGRIDSLGDHRIAMAFAIAGLRASDDIVIDDCANVATSFPDFVDLVTRVGMTLSVEGA